A window of Hyperolius riggenbachi isolate aHypRig1 chromosome 1, aHypRig1.pri, whole genome shotgun sequence contains these coding sequences:
- the LOC137560882 gene encoding proteinase-activated receptor 1-like: MPCNAGGCTAGTLNLMLDVLVNQVDNGNESFQNASHFCSENTSDVIQNTTCGVTHHPHFLETFHNSWWLSAFVPCMYSVVFFVALPLNTMAIIVFLVKVKVKKPAVVYMVNLAAADVLFVSILPFKIVYEFCGYNWLLGEGMCRFITAAYYFNMFCSVLLMASISVDRFLAVVYPMLSLSWRTVKRAWLACFVIWAISIASTMPVFLTIETRRISNLNITTCHDELIAQKLNKRHANYFITIISLFFFVPLIVTFFCYVGAIRTIKASNVDGTKERSRAIVLTVVVLCVFLFCFGPANGLFLSQFVHYVDSLYFSYNLCVCIGSISCCLDPLLYYFASSRFQGYLYSLLCCK, from the coding sequence tacTGGTAAATCAAGTGGACAATGGCAATGAATCCTTTCAAAATGCCTCCCATTTCTGCTCTGAAAACACATCTGATGTCATCCAAAATACAACGTGTGGAGTTACTCATCACCCGCACTTCTTAGAGACGTTCCACAACAGTTGGTGGTTGTCCGCCTTTGTACCCTGCATGTATTCTGTTGTCTTCTTCGTGGCTCTTCCTCTCAACACCATGGCCATCATCGTGTTCTTGGTGAAGGTTAAGGTCAAGAAGCCGGCGGTGGTCTACATGGTGAACCTGGCTGCCGCCGATGTCCTCTTCGTGAGCATACTCCCTTTCAAAATTGTCTACGAGTTCTGTGGCTACAACTGGCTGCTCGGAGAAGGGATGTGTCGGTTTATCACCGCGGCCTACTACTTCAACATGTTCTGCTCGGTCCTGCTCATGGCGAGCATCAGCGTGGACCGCTTCCTGGCCGTCGTCTACCCCATGTTGTCTCTCTCCTGGCGCACAGTGAAACGAGCCTGGTTGGCCTGTTTTGTCATCTGGGCGATCTCAATAGCCAGCACCATGCCTGTCTTCCTAACCATAGAAACCAGACGAATTTCCAATCTAAATATCACAACTTGCCACGATGAGCTCATCGCCCAGAAACTCAACAAAAGGCATGCCAATTATTTTATCACCATTATATCACTTTTCTTCTTTGTACCTTTAATCGTCACATTTTTCTGTTACGTCGGAGCAATCCGCACTATCAAAGCATCGAATGTAGACGGCACGAAGGAGAGATCCCGGGCCATTGTCTTGACCGTGGTGGTCCTCTgcgtctttttgttttgttttggcccGGCCAATGGCCTCTTTTTGTCACAGTTTGTACATTATGTTGACTCTCTGTACTTTTCCTATAATCTCTGTGTCTGTATCGGTAGCATCAGTTGCTGTCTAGACCCTCTACTTTATTATTTTGCATCTTCTCGCTTTCAGGGATATCTGTACAGCTTGCTGTGTTGTAAATAG